In Pseudomonas sp. LRP2-20, the genomic window CATTGGCCGCAGCGAAGGCGCGCCCGCGGCTCGAGGCGCCGGCCTGGTAGATCACCGGCGAGCGTTGCGGCGAAGGTTCGCTCAAGTGAAAGCCCGGCACCTTGAACCAGGTGCCCTGGTGGTCGATGCCATGCACCTTGCGTGGGTCGGCATACACCCCGGTTGCCCGGTCGGCTTGCACCGCATCGTCGTCCCAGCTGGTTTCCCAGAGCTTGTAGCAGACCTGCAGGTACTCCTCGGCCAGTGCATAGCGTTGCTCGTGGCCCAGTGGTGGCTGCCCCAGGTTGCGCGCACCGCTGGCCAGGTACGAGGTGACGATGTTCCAGCCGGCGCGCCCCTGGGTCAGGTGATCGAGGGTGCTCATGCGCCGGGCGAACGGGTAGGGGTGTTCGAACGACACCGACGCGGTCACGCCGAACCCCAGGTGGCGGGTGGCGGCGGCCATGGCCGGCACCAGTTGCAAGGGGTCGTTGACCGGCACCTGGGCGGCGTTGCGCAAGGCCGCGTCGGCATTGGCGCCATACACGTCATACACGCCCAGCACGTCGGCGATGAACAGGCCGTCGATGCAGCCACGTTCCAGGGTCTTGGCCAGCTCCACCCAGTAGTGGATGTCGGTGTAGCGGGTGGCCTGGTCCCGCGGGTGGCGCCACAGGCCGGGCGAGAGGTGGCCGACGGTGTTCATGGCAAAGGCATTGAGGCGGATCTGCTTGGTCATGGTCGGGCCGCCTCAGTTCCAGTCATGGCGGGCAGGCTTGACGCCGTTCAAGGCCCAGTTGCCGACCAGGTGGTATTTCCAGCGCACCGGGTCGTGCAGGGTATGCACGCGGGCGTTGCGCCAGTGGCGGTCAAAGTTGTGCTGGGTCAGCGACGAGCGCGTGCCGCCCAGTTCGAACAGGCGGTTGCTGGCCTCGATGGCCACCTCGGTGGTGAGCACCTTGGCCTTGGCCACGGCCACCGAGGCCAAGGCCACGTTGTCTTCATCCGCTGCCGGCTTGGCCGCATCCAGCGCCAGGCCTGCGCGCTCCAGCAGTGCCTCGGCCGCTTCCTGGCGGATTTCCAGTGAACCGACCTGGATGATGGTCAGTGGGTCTTCGCTGGCCTTTTCGACCTTGGCATCAATCCAGGGCCGTGCGTGCTGGCGCACGAAGGCAATGGTGTCGTCCAGTGCCGCGCGGCCGATGCCGGCATCGATGGCGGCGGTGGTCAGCTGGGCGAAGGGCCCTGCCAGGGTCGGGTGCTCGTAGGAGCGGTAGCTGGGGAAGAGGTTGAACGCCGGTACCCGCAGGCCATCGAGCAGCACCGTGCCGCTTGAGGTGGTGCGTTGGCCCATGCTGCTCCAGTCGTCGACGATCACCAAGCCCGGCGTGCCGCGCTCGACGAAGGCCAGCTGCGCGCGGTCCTGCTCATCCAGTGCCAGTACCCCGATCCAGTGGGCGTAAAGCGAGCCGGTGCAATAGCCTTTGCGCCCATCGATGCGATAGCCGTCGCCCTCGGCCGCCAGGCGGGTGCGGATGTCCTGGACGGTCTTGCCGCCGGTTTCCGACAGGGCATTGGCAAAGCGATGGCCCTGCAGCACCAGGGCGAAGAAGTGGCGCTGCTGCTCGGGCGTGCCTTGCAGGCGGATGTCTTCAAGCAGGCAGTAATGGTTTTGCGGGATCTGCCCCAGCGAGGGGTCGGCGGCGGAGACGATGGCGATCACCTGGGCCAGCGTGGCGAACGACACCTCCGCACCGCCATGTGCCCGTGGCACGGTAATGCCCCACAGCCCACTGTTGGAGAATGCGTCGACGACGTCTGCCGGCACTTCCCGGCGTCGATCGCGCTCGGCGGCGCCTTCACGCAGCAGGGCGGCGACCTGGTGGGCGACGCTGATCGCTTCGGCATCGTCGCGGATGATATGGGCTGCAGGACGGCGGATTTCGTAGGCAGCAGAGAGGATTTCGCTAGGCATGGACAACTCGATGTGTAGTCGGACGACTTCACATTGCAGCTGTTGTGCCAGCCTGTGTGGCCCATTAAATCAAGGGGTTACAGCCGAGCAGCGCGGATGTTGCCTGTCTGGATGCGCGGTCAACTGTTGCCGAGGTGTTCGCCTGGCAACAGTCTCGGGGTGGTCAGGTTGACTTGCGCAGTGCGTGCACCAGTTCTGCCTTGGTCATGCTTGAGCGGCCTTTGATGTCCTTGCTGCGGGCTTCCTTGAGCAGGCTTTGCTTGGTCTGGCTTTCCAGCGACGTGCTCGATGCCCGCGCATGCCCTTCGCGTGACTTCGCTGCACGCTTGGCTGAGTCCGACCGGGCGGTCTTCTTCTCGCCAGCTGAGGTCCTGCTGCCCGAACCGCCCGACTTCTCGCCACCGCCGGACTGCTTGTTGACGGTCGCCCAGGCGCGGGCTTCGGCTTCATCTTTGGACACGCCTTTGTCCTCGTAGCTCTCCTCGATGTGCTCGGCCTTGCGCTTCTGCTTGTCGGTGTATTTGTCCTTGTCGCCGCGTGGCATGGCATTCACTCCTTCGTGGTGGGTATGAACGGTTGAAAGCCCGGGGCCGCCAGGAGTGCCATTGCGGGGACGAGCGGTGGGCTCACGGCTCGCCGATCTGCGACAACGGCCTGGCCACCTGTTCCAGCGACCGCCGCTCGGCCGCCACGCCCCAGCGCGCCTGGGCCAGGGCGGCGATGATCATCAGCGCCGCGCCGAGCAGGTAGCCGTACAGCACGTTGCTGCGCTCGCCGGTTTCGATCAGCGCGCCGAACAGTGTCGGCCCGACCAGGCCACCCAGTCCGGTACCGAAGGCATAGAACACGGCAATGGCCAGCGCACGGATCTCCAGCGGGAAGGTTTCCGCCACGGTGAGGTACGCCGAACTGGCGGCCGCCGAGGCGAAGAAGAAGATCACCATCCAGGCCAGGGTCTGCTGGGTCACGTCGATCAGCCCTTGCTGGAACAGGTAGCCGCTGACGGCCAGCAGC contains:
- a CDS encoding LLM class flavin-dependent oxidoreductase translates to MTKQIRLNAFAMNTVGHLSPGLWRHPRDQATRYTDIHYWVELAKTLERGCIDGLFIADVLGVYDVYGANADAALRNAAQVPVNDPLQLVPAMAAATRHLGFGVTASVSFEHPYPFARRMSTLDHLTQGRAGWNIVTSYLASGARNLGQPPLGHEQRYALAEEYLQVCYKLWETSWDDDAVQADRATGVYADPRKVHGIDHQGTWFKVPGFHLSEPSPQRSPVIYQAGASSRGRAFAAANAECVFVAAPSKAVLRKQVAELRAAVAAAGRAPEDVQILEQLTVIVAPTDQQALALLDEYRQYASASGALTLMSGWTGIDFAEYTPDQVLREVPSEAIQSAVEAFTRADPARTWTTAEIADYCAIGGDGPVLVGSARTVADQLQEWVEETGVDGFNLASVVAPETFEAVVDLLVPELQARGVFKRAYQPGTLRNKLFGRGDRLGGSHPVAALRREARR
- a CDS encoding SfnB family sulfur acquisition oxidoreductase — its product is MPSEILSAAYEIRRPAAHIIRDDAEAISVAHQVAALLREGAAERDRRREVPADVVDAFSNSGLWGITVPRAHGGAEVSFATLAQVIAIVSAADPSLGQIPQNHYCLLEDIRLQGTPEQQRHFFALVLQGHRFANALSETGGKTVQDIRTRLAAEGDGYRIDGRKGYCTGSLYAHWIGVLALDEQDRAQLAFVERGTPGLVIVDDWSSMGQRTTSSGTVLLDGLRVPAFNLFPSYRSYEHPTLAGPFAQLTTAAIDAGIGRAALDDTIAFVRQHARPWIDAKVEKASEDPLTIIQVGSLEIRQEAAEALLERAGLALDAAKPAADEDNVALASVAVAKAKVLTTEVAIEASNRLFELGGTRSSLTQHNFDRHWRNARVHTLHDPVRWKYHLVGNWALNGVKPARHDWN
- a CDS encoding termination factor Rho, yielding MPRGDKDKYTDKQKRKAEHIEESYEDKGVSKDEAEARAWATVNKQSGGGEKSGGSGSRTSAGEKKTARSDSAKRAAKSREGHARASSTSLESQTKQSLLKEARSKDIKGRSSMTKAELVHALRKST